The following proteins are encoded in a genomic region of Gemella haemolysans ATCC 10379:
- a CDS encoding TIGR00730 family Rossman fold protein encodes MKITVFCGANNGRNEAYKENAKELGKWIANNNHTLVYGGGKVGLMGVIADTVLENSSEVIGIMPQFLVDREISHTGITEFIIVDDMSIRKEKLVDLGDVFVALPGGPGTLEEISQVISWVRVGKKDAPCIFMNIDGYYDFLEQYFDKMVEEGFLTKEDRQRTLFTDNVAEMHEFIRNYNNK; translated from the coding sequence ATGAAAATTACTGTTTTTTGTGGAGCTAATAATGGTAGAAATGAAGCATATAAAGAAAATGCTAAAGAACTTGGTAAGTGGATTGCTAATAATAATCACACATTAGTTTATGGTGGTGGTAAAGTTGGATTAATGGGTGTTATAGCTGATACTGTCTTGGAAAATAGTAGTGAAGTTATTGGTATAATGCCTCAATTTTTAGTAGACAGAGAGATTAGTCATACTGGTATTACTGAATTTATTATTGTTGATGACATGTCTATAAGAAAGGAAAAGCTTGTTGACTTAGGTGATGTATTTGTTGCTTTGCCAGGAGGTCCTGGAACATTAGAAGAAATATCACAGGTGATTTCATGGGTTCGAGTAGGTAAAAAAGATGCACCATGTATTTTTATGAATATTGATGGATACTATGATTTTCTAGAACAATATTTTGATAAGATGGTTGAAGAAGGGTTTTTAACTAAAGAAGATAGACAAAGGACATTATTTACTGATAATGTAGCTGAAATGCATGAGTTTATTAGAAATTATAATAATAAATAA